In Phormidium yuhuli AB48, one genomic interval encodes:
- the mtnA gene encoding S-methyl-5-thioribose-1-phosphate isomerase, giving the protein MLYPVVWRDDRVALIDQTRLPRELTQVEIRRSDDMAMAIKTMIVRGAPAIGIAAAYGMYLGAREIDTRDRTAFLERLEAIGQMLRETRPTAVNLFWAIERMLKVARTTPGTVEQVRQTLLETAQRINAEDLETCRAIGKHGLEALPQQPEKVRLLTHCNAGALATAGYGTALGVVRSAYLAGRLERLYADETRPRLQGAKLTTWECLYDGIPVTVITDSMAAHCMQQGMIDAVVVGADRIAANGDTANKIGTYSLALVAKAHNLPFFVAAPKSTIDLSLNDGSQIPIEERDAEEIYQIGETRVVPKGAEFYNPAFDVTPANLITAIITEQGAIAPADLQRQLTPSSPKSS; this is encoded by the coding sequence ATGCTATATCCCGTTGTCTGGCGTGACGATCGCGTCGCCCTGATTGACCAAACCCGACTCCCACGGGAGTTAACCCAAGTCGAGATTCGCCGTAGTGATGACATGGCCATGGCTATTAAAACCATGATTGTTCGGGGTGCGCCCGCCATTGGTATCGCCGCCGCCTATGGAATGTATCTCGGGGCCCGGGAAATCGACACCCGCGATCGCACCGCCTTCCTAGAACGCCTCGAAGCCATTGGTCAAATGCTGCGAGAGACCCGGCCCACCGCCGTCAACCTCTTCTGGGCCATTGAACGGATGCTCAAAGTCGCCCGCACCACTCCCGGAACGGTGGAGCAAGTTCGCCAAACCCTCCTAGAAACCGCTCAACGTATCAATGCTGAAGACCTCGAAACCTGTCGGGCCATTGGAAAACATGGCTTAGAGGCCCTACCGCAACAGCCAGAAAAAGTACGGCTGTTGACCCATTGCAATGCAGGAGCCTTAGCCACAGCCGGCTATGGAACCGCTCTTGGAGTCGTCCGTTCCGCCTATCTCGCCGGACGATTAGAACGACTCTACGCTGATGAAACCCGCCCCCGCCTTCAAGGTGCCAAACTCACAACCTGGGAATGTCTCTATGATGGAATCCCCGTCACCGTCATTACCGACAGCATGGCTGCCCATTGTATGCAGCAGGGTATGATTGACGCGGTCGTGGTGGGAGCCGATCGCATCGCCGCCAACGGAGACACCGCTAATAAGATTGGCACCTATAGCCTAGCCTTAGTTGCCAAAGCCCATAATCTCCCCTTCTTCGTAGCCGCACCGAAATCGACCATTGACCTAAGCCTCAATGACGGGAGCCAAATTCCCATTGAAGAGCGGGATGCTGAAGAAATTTATCAAATCGGAGAGACTCGTGTCGTTCCCAAAGGGGCTGAATTTTATAACCCGGCCTTCGACGTTACCCCAGCCAACTTAATTACCGCCATTATTACCGAACAAGGGGCGATCGCCCCCGCCGACCTTCAGCGTCAATTGACCCCATCCTCCCCCAAATCCTCCTAA
- a CDS encoding efflux RND transporter periplasmic adaptor subunit has product MTSQPQNQNSAPLRVVPPTTDTPQEQPAPPVPPTPDPASETPSPKPEQKSTRHRWLWVGTAAVTLGAAGFIPLPNHVSGDATLKTLPGQRQTIHMSRPGRVQLRVNPHDQVRPGDVLLSVESEDLADRLAEVERSLQEENASLEVAQQRRVQSQQRLRTAEDELHQAQRRLDAHLDDMQAIQLGIGIPQTRRFQEERGGVEAEEERDRYEIERLQGEVRELEGRQGAIARELSFWSAQRQHHQQKRNEFQPYIDDRTLQASHPIVRDHEEKVVNAEDRILQLNGEQEQNQARLQQVQSQIQGQQASLNRRGHQANVTREQEQQVGWDFNQKRMDLQEERDRRLAARDTAHNELETATIQVQNHQEAIAARQAQLEDLRKRDAECTKTATISGIVLNQNLDQRDGAFMQAGQEVLQIANLSYLEVTAQIAQADYHLVDLGQVVEFRMRNQPRDITYPSRIETIRPLTDRRESGIEDVFEVTFRIDNPQNLRLPDDKGYVHIRTENRNFYQQMRHEFGKLIDLGYYFPWLADEDS; this is encoded by the coding sequence ATGACCTCCCAACCTCAAAACCAAAATTCCGCTCCCCTACGAGTTGTTCCCCCAACGACCGATACTCCCCAGGAACAGCCGGCCCCTCCGGTTCCACCCACCCCTGACCCAGCGTCAGAAACCCCCTCGCCAAAACCTGAACAGAAATCGACTCGACATCGTTGGCTCTGGGTGGGAACGGCGGCGGTGACTCTGGGGGCTGCTGGCTTTATTCCTCTTCCGAATCATGTTTCTGGCGATGCGACTCTCAAAACTCTCCCAGGTCAACGACAAACGATTCATATGAGCCGGCCGGGACGGGTTCAGCTACGGGTAAATCCTCATGACCAGGTTCGGCCGGGTGATGTGCTACTGTCCGTTGAAAGTGAAGACCTCGCTGACCGGCTGGCGGAGGTTGAACGATCGCTGCAAGAGGAAAATGCTTCCCTGGAGGTGGCTCAACAACGGCGGGTGCAATCGCAACAACGGCTAAGAACTGCTGAGGATGAGCTGCACCAAGCTCAACGTCGTCTGGATGCTCATTTGGATGATATGCAGGCGATTCAGTTGGGAATCGGGATTCCTCAGACTCGCCGCTTTCAGGAAGAACGGGGTGGCGTTGAGGCGGAGGAGGAGCGCGATCGCTATGAAATCGAACGACTTCAGGGTGAAGTCCGGGAACTTGAAGGTCGTCAAGGGGCGATCGCCCGAGAACTAAGTTTTTGGTCGGCTCAGAGACAACATCATCAACAAAAGCGAAACGAGTTTCAGCCTTATATCGACGATAGGACATTACAGGCTTCTCATCCGATTGTTCGTGACCACGAAGAAAAGGTTGTGAATGCTGAAGATAGGATATTACAACTCAATGGCGAGCAAGAGCAAAATCAGGCTCGTCTTCAACAAGTTCAGAGTCAGATCCAAGGTCAGCAAGCGTCATTGAATCGACGAGGTCATCAAGCTAACGTGACTCGTGAACAAGAACAACAGGTCGGTTGGGATTTCAATCAGAAACGGATGGACTTGCAAGAGGAACGCGATCGCCGCCTGGCCGCACGAGACACGGCCCACAATGAGTTGGAGACCGCAACCATCCAAGTGCAAAACCATCAGGAGGCGATCGCCGCTCGACAAGCTCAACTCGAAGACCTACGAAAGCGTGACGCTGAATGCACGAAAACCGCCACCATCTCAGGAATTGTCTTAAATCAAAACCTAGACCAACGAGATGGGGCTTTCATGCAGGCGGGACAGGAGGTTTTACAAATTGCCAACCTGAGTTATTTGGAAGTCACGGCTCAAATTGCTCAAGCGGACTATCATCTGGTTGACCTGGGACAAGTGGTTGAATTTCGGATGCGTAACCAACCCCGTGACATCACCTATCCATCGAGAATTGAAACGATTCGTCCCCTCACCGACCGTCGAGAATCGGGGATTGAGGACGTCTTTGAAGTCACCTTCCGTATTGACAATCCCCAAAATCTCCGACTGCCCGATGATAAAGGTTACGTTCATATTCGCACCGAAAATCGTAATTTCTATCAGCAAATGCGACATGAGTTTGGCAAACTCATCGACCTTGGCTATTATTTCCCCTGGCTCGCTGACGAAGACTCCTAA
- a CDS encoding type II toxin-antitoxin system Phd/YefM family antitoxin translates to MNKITLEEITQDLSHYLQRVQAGESFVVFEANQPIAQITSAQSESILDAFDKFREQLNSEAIDLDSDEIFAHVRDPSPTPEKPCW, encoded by the coding sequence ATGAACAAAATTACTTTAGAAGAAATCACTCAAGATTTAAGCCACTATCTTCAACGTGTTCAAGCTGGAGAAAGTTTTGTTGTTTTTGAAGCCAATCAACCGATTGCTCAAATTACATCCGCTCAATCAGAGAGTATTTTAGACGCCTTTGACAAGTTTCGCGAGCAACTAAATTCAGAAGCCATCGATTTGGATAGTGATGAAATTTTTGCTCATGTTCGCGACCCAAGTCCAACCCCTGAAAAACCTTGCTGGTGA
- a CDS encoding S8 family serine peptidase produces the protein MVLFHFTSWLKQRLQQEREPAQSLEDLTQTFILEPIYTPSGLVDAGEDDAIAITDSSFDEIDIPDVDESETDSYVMDDDPDESLGESDNSSGDETSDSDDSENPVDVDNEDIKDEDIGEEIPFSEEEGDDDLDEVDEEPSSQIDPSEEEEIADEPDSEDEIADELEDSEESDSEEDEITDELEDSEESDSEEEEITDELEDSDESDSEEDESEEEDEDDSDNPLAFEFPAFNSGIFRVGDSGEVGVDFLFDGGAYQGEVAFFSLAGFDELEFDSIEDFIAEAAQRAASGSEQGHIVIRVADEGARFTGSLFGEPDWNTGVYQGVKTFNMTPGDEFGVMLVPNGRVSEVLDNPSIGGAKRPLFSLATANPEDGFHLGQIADLTGDGNTFVFEDQRFERSDRDYDDVIFQIRGAVGDAVHVENVINPDLDWRQDDLGKALLAYAKPYITPREQLNLADLVAQGWDDLDLDYDFDPESLVSESPTPDLEEIEDGELTVDSQETEVEETEIKDDDGQDDSQESASESSSSNHESSGEWSPTSDVTTTADSTVTTPDTADPSADTTDTGTDGSEVMEDLSDDEITSEEDMGDELTEEFIGDPLPEEPVASDLPSELSEMEITIVPERFEFAQEAQPLVGIIDTGFAANNPDLNYENITLGYDWVDGDNNPLLAEGEGNEHGTHILGLIAAQQDNDIGIDGINPDAPIWLGRAVGSGQWANSLVEFVDAAVESGQPNAVVNLSMDLTQIDADGNVSTRYELTPQEWSAIEYARQNNVLLVVAAGNDAGWMSALGQASETFDNIVTVGAAEEFDPEASVWQGTERAEYSSYGQGLYILAYGGTEDNPKLSLTGDGVGMMAGTSVSAAKVTGAVSQVWAANPALSYRQVVDIIQMTATDLGTAGWNADTGAGLLNMTAAVHLAKATRPQVHETPPISIPDTWTGEGVLLPGERAVATQFQGQYYEWESYTIQSGDTLGAIAHRTMGNGSALYYNFIAQRNNIANPNLIYPGQRIQIPRRVSAPSNPPSNPPSNPPSNPPTHNGQRIINAVNKVNPNQWYYYPRDITGNGRNETFCNWFAADVLDQLGISVPRYGPSAGAYTRPHPIYGMNTPPKPYSAAQLLSFFNSGGGGQWEPVSAAQAVSSANNGQVVLASSIGHVAVVVPGSSGSNVRIAQAGATNGKNMSVAQGFGSETPRYFRYKGSVTNPGNPGQTTPQPQPKPKPQPQPVQSRPGHVNGNVGNVNLNMRASASLGARVVRTLPRGQNLTILRSVNGATYRTPNGQTRSDWYEVQVGNQRGYVAGYYVSQGHTQVQSRPGHVNGNVGNVNLNMRASASLGARVVRTLPRGQNLTILRSVNGATYRIPNGQTRSDWYEVEVGGQRGYVAAYYVSQGRRNPTPPPNQGRPPLLTRQSAQYFRNRPQFYIGGNIFAQSMFGSSLVGGRGHTEGNCTWYAHGRLLEMGKRPAALRTMRGNANEWHNQLSNGSRIVSSPQVGDIAQWTAGGANHVAVVEAVHPNGTITISESHYRTNLDGGGIGTLHWVRRISAQSPTRYIKSG, from the coding sequence ATGGTTCTGTTTCACTTCACCTCTTGGCTTAAACAGCGTCTTCAGCAAGAACGCGAGCCAGCTCAATCTCTCGAAGACCTGACACAGACCTTTATCCTGGAACCCATTTATACCCCCAGTGGTCTGGTTGATGCGGGGGAAGATGATGCGATCGCCATCACGGATAGTAGTTTTGATGAGATAGATATTCCGGACGTAGATGAGTCTGAAACGGACTCTTATGTGATGGATGATGACCCGGATGAGTCCCTAGGAGAGTCTGATAACAGCAGCGGTGATGAAACGTCAGACTCAGACGACTCGGAAAATCCCGTTGATGTAGATAATGAAGACATTAAAGACGAAGATATTGGCGAGGAAATTCCCTTCTCAGAAGAGGAGGGCGACGATGATTTAGATGAAGTTGATGAGGAGCCTTCCAGTCAAATTGACCCGTCTGAGGAGGAGGAGATAGCTGATGAGCCAGACTCCGAGGACGAGATAGCCGATGAGTTGGAAGATTCTGAGGAGTCCGACTCTGAGGAGGATGAGATAACCGATGAGTTGGAAGATTCTGAGGAGTCCGACTCTGAGGAGGAGGAGATAACCGATGAATTAGAAGATTCCGATGAATCCGACTCTGAGGAGGACGAGAGTGAGGAGGAGGATGAGGATGACAGCGACAATCCTCTCGCTTTTGAATTTCCCGCCTTCAACAGTGGTATCTTCCGGGTGGGAGACAGCGGTGAAGTGGGGGTAGACTTCCTCTTTGATGGAGGAGCCTATCAAGGGGAAGTGGCCTTCTTCAGTCTGGCGGGATTTGATGAACTAGAGTTTGACAGTATCGAAGACTTCATTGCTGAAGCCGCACAACGAGCCGCCAGTGGGAGTGAACAGGGTCATATCGTCATTCGTGTAGCCGACGAAGGCGCACGCTTTACCGGGTCTTTGTTTGGGGAACCCGATTGGAATACCGGTGTCTATCAAGGGGTGAAAACCTTTAACATGACCCCGGGTGATGAGTTCGGGGTCATGTTGGTTCCCAATGGTCGGGTTTCGGAAGTGTTGGATAATCCCAGCATTGGCGGTGCGAAACGGCCCCTGTTCTCCCTGGCTACGGCCAATCCAGAAGATGGATTCCATCTGGGTCAAATTGCTGACTTGACGGGAGACGGGAATACCTTTGTCTTTGAAGACCAACGCTTTGAACGCAGCGATCGCGACTATGATGATGTCATCTTCCAGATTCGGGGTGCTGTAGGGGATGCAGTTCATGTGGAGAATGTGATTAACCCTGATTTGGATTGGCGACAGGACGACTTAGGGAAAGCCTTACTCGCTTATGCCAAACCCTACATTACTCCCCGAGAGCAACTGAACTTAGCAGATTTGGTGGCGCAAGGATGGGATGACCTTGATCTCGATTATGATTTCGATCCTGAGAGTCTCGTCTCGGAAAGTCCTACCCCAGACTTAGAAGAGATTGAAGATGGGGAGTTAACGGTAGATTCTCAGGAGACTGAGGTAGAAGAGACCGAGATTAAGGATGACGATGGACAGGATGATTCTCAGGAGTCTGCGTCAGAGTCTTCTTCCTCTAATCATGAATCGTCTGGTGAGTGGTCTCCCACCTCGGATGTGACGACAACTGCGGACTCGACTGTCACCACGCCCGATACGGCTGATCCGTCAGCTGACACAACGGATACTGGGACGGATGGCTCAGAGGTCATGGAAGACCTGTCCGATGATGAGATAACCTCTGAAGAGGATATGGGTGATGAATTGACAGAGGAGTTCATTGGCGACCCACTTCCAGAAGAACCCGTGGCTTCAGATCTTCCCTCAGAACTCTCTGAGATGGAGATCACCATCGTACCGGAGCGGTTTGAGTTTGCTCAAGAGGCTCAGCCACTGGTGGGGATTATTGATACAGGATTTGCGGCGAATAACCCCGACCTGAATTATGAGAATATCACCTTGGGATATGACTGGGTGGATGGTGATAATAATCCGCTCTTAGCTGAGGGTGAGGGGAATGAGCATGGAACCCATATTTTGGGACTTATCGCGGCGCAACAGGACAATGACATTGGCATTGATGGGATTAACCCGGATGCACCAATTTGGTTAGGTCGCGCGGTGGGGTCGGGTCAATGGGCGAATTCTTTAGTTGAGTTTGTCGATGCGGCGGTGGAGTCGGGACAACCGAATGCAGTGGTCAATTTGAGTATGGATTTGACTCAAATTGATGCGGATGGGAATGTTAGTACCCGCTATGAACTGACTCCTCAGGAATGGTCTGCGATTGAATATGCTCGCCAGAATAATGTCTTGCTGGTGGTGGCGGCGGGGAATGATGCTGGTTGGATGTCCGCTTTGGGCCAAGCCTCTGAGACCTTTGACAATATTGTGACAGTGGGTGCGGCGGAAGAGTTCGACCCTGAGGCTTCAGTTTGGCAGGGAACGGAGCGTGCTGAGTATTCCAGTTATGGTCAGGGGTTGTATATCCTGGCCTATGGGGGTACGGAAGATAATCCCAAGCTATCTCTGACTGGAGATGGGGTGGGAATGATGGCGGGAACTTCCGTCTCGGCGGCTAAAGTGACTGGGGCGGTGTCTCAGGTTTGGGCGGCGAATCCGGCTTTGAGTTACCGTCAGGTGGTGGATATTATCCAGATGACGGCAACGGATTTGGGAACGGCCGGCTGGAATGCTGACACGGGTGCTGGCTTGTTGAATATGACGGCGGCGGTTCACCTGGCGAAGGCGACTCGGCCACAAGTCCATGAGACTCCCCCAATTTCTATCCCTGATACTTGGACGGGTGAGGGAGTGTTGCTTCCTGGCGAACGGGCTGTGGCAACGCAGTTCCAAGGTCAGTATTATGAATGGGAGTCTTATACGATTCAGTCTGGGGATACCCTGGGGGCGATCGCCCATCGCACTATGGGCAATGGTTCTGCGCTTTACTACAACTTTATTGCTCAACGGAATAACATTGCCAATCCCAACTTGATTTATCCCGGACAACGGATTCAGATTCCACGACGTGTTTCTGCACCTTCCAATCCTCCAAGCAATCCTCCAAGCAATCCTCCAAGCAATCCTCCTACTCATAATGGTCAACGGATTATTAATGCAGTCAACAAGGTCAATCCTAATCAGTGGTACTACTATCCCCGTGACATTACGGGTAATGGTCGCAATGAAACGTTCTGTAATTGGTTTGCTGCGGATGTTTTAGATCAGTTGGGGATTTCAGTTCCTCGCTACGGTCCGAGTGCAGGAGCCTATACGCGACCACACCCGATTTACGGTATGAATACCCCCCCTAAACCCTACAGCGCCGCTCAACTCTTGAGTTTCTTCAACAGTGGTGGCGGTGGACAATGGGAACCTGTCAGCGCGGCTCAAGCGGTATCGAGTGCGAATAATGGTCAGGTTGTGTTAGCGTCTTCAATTGGTCATGTTGCGGTGGTGGTTCCTGGGAGTTCCGGCTCCAATGTCCGCATCGCCCAGGCTGGGGCCACCAATGGTAAGAATATGAGTGTGGCTCAAGGTTTTGGTTCAGAAACCCCTCGCTATTTCCGCTATAAAGGATCTGTGACTAACCCCGGAAACCCGGGTCAGACGACTCCTCAGCCACAACCCAAACCCAAGCCGCAACCACAACCGGTCCAGTCTCGGCCGGGTCATGTGAATGGCAATGTGGGTAATGTCAATCTGAATATGCGGGCTTCCGCTTCTCTGGGAGCGCGGGTGGTTCGCACCTTACCTCGGGGACAGAATCTCACGATTTTGCGATCGGTCAATGGAGCAACCTATCGCACACCCAATGGTCAGACTCGTTCTGATTGGTATGAAGTTCAAGTAGGCAACCAGCGGGGTTATGTGGCGGGTTACTACGTCAGCCAAGGACATACGCAGGTGCAGTCCAGGCCGGGTCATGTGAATGGCAATGTGGGCAATGTCAATCTGAATATGCGAGCTTCGGCTTCTCTGGGAGCGCGGGTGGTTCGCACCTTACCTCGGGGACAGAATCTCACGATTTTGCGATCGGTCAATGGGGCAACCTATCGCATACCCAACGGTCAGACTCGTTCTGATTGGTATGAAGTGGAGGTTGGAGGCCAACGGGGATATGTGGCTGCATACTATGTCAGTCAAGGTCGCCGCAATCCAACACCACCCCCCAATCAGGGTCGTCCTCCCCTCCTAACTCGACAGTCGGCTCAGTACTTCAGGAATCGTCCTCAATTCTATATTGGCGGCAATATCTTTGCCCAGTCAATGTTTGGTTCTAGTCTGGTCGGAGGTCGGGGTCATACTGAAGGAAATTGCACCTGGTATGCTCACGGTCGCCTCTTGGAAATGGGTAAACGACCGGCAGCTTTGCGAACAATGCGTGGTAATGCCAATGAATGGCACAATCAACTGTCGAATGGTTCGAGGATTGTCTCTTCACCTCAGGTAGGTGATATCGCTCAATGGACTGCTGGTGGGGCGAATCATGTTGCTGTTGTTGAAGCTGTTCACCCCAATGGGACAATTACTATTTCCGAGTCCCATTACCGCACGAATTTGGATGGCGGAGGTATAGGAACATTACATTGGGTTCGACGTATTTCGGCTCAATCTCCCACTCGTTATATCAAGTCCGGTTAA
- a CDS encoding IS4 family transposase, translating to MSEFSSQGLFRPQVQRSLEKAYSLACSKPNLSFSQCMGNSFRQTVARLFSHKQMTQDVMLSRHIEATRERASATEGDYVIAAQDTTYYNYSGHKEMSGLGVIQGKVRGVIQHNVLLVNESGLPLGLLGQQYWTRKGGLNLAEGEKESCKWLKGLDAINEQARQSSKCFVSVEDREGDVFDLFKAPREDNVEFIVRVYQQRNLEVASSQVVAKLAEIPEELEDFGYERIRIERQNREVEVTLRLRAGAVNVYPEKKLSPRKHKTQGLSLVVAEEIRCVDVKTQEELSPTQEAATWYLLTSLPIETREQVIRVTRFYALRWQVERFHYTLKSGALNVEKLQFDDIHTLVNALSFYSVVAWQLLALTHGIRENPEQCAQVVFDSEEVTLLEKVSSQKIVSLGQAVLALTKLIGFAPSKKQPFPGVKVLATALDRFFFMKLASLGSSGVES from the coding sequence ATGAGCGAGTTCAGCAGCCAAGGACTATTCCGACCCCAAGTTCAAAGAAGTCTAGAGAAAGCCTATAGCCTGGCCTGTAGCAAACCCAACTTATCATTCTCTCAATGTATGGGTAACAGTTTTCGCCAAACCGTTGCCCGTCTGTTCTCCCATAAGCAAATGACCCAAGATGTGATGCTATCGAGACATATCGAAGCGACAAGGGAACGAGCCTCAGCCACAGAAGGGGACTATGTGATTGCCGCCCAAGACACCACCTATTACAACTACTCAGGACACAAGGAGATGTCGGGGCTAGGGGTAATCCAAGGAAAAGTCAGAGGAGTCATACAACACAATGTCCTCCTGGTGAACGAGTCCGGTCTGCCCTTAGGACTGTTAGGACAACAATATTGGACTCGAAAGGGGGGACTGAATCTAGCCGAAGGAGAAAAAGAAAGCTGTAAATGGCTCAAGGGGCTAGATGCCATCAATGAGCAAGCGAGGCAATCGAGCAAGTGCTTTGTCTCAGTCGAAGACCGAGAAGGAGACGTGTTTGACCTGTTCAAAGCTCCCCGAGAAGACAATGTCGAATTCATCGTCCGGGTGTATCAACAGCGAAACTTGGAAGTCGCCTCGAGCCAAGTGGTGGCTAAACTCGCCGAGATTCCCGAGGAGTTGGAAGACTTTGGCTATGAACGGATACGGATTGAGCGTCAAAACCGAGAAGTGGAGGTGACTCTTCGCTTAAGAGCTGGGGCGGTCAACGTTTATCCGGAGAAAAAGTTAAGTCCCAGAAAGCATAAAACGCAAGGTTTATCCTTGGTCGTCGCCGAGGAAATCCGTTGTGTCGACGTGAAAACCCAGGAAGAGCTGTCCCCTACCCAAGAAGCGGCTACTTGGTATTTATTGACCAGTCTGCCAATTGAGACCCGAGAGCAGGTGATACGGGTAACCCGCTTTTATGCCCTCAGATGGCAAGTCGAACGCTTTCATTACACTCTCAAGTCCGGAGCCTTGAATGTGGAAAAATTACAGTTTGATGATATCCATACCCTAGTCAACGCCTTGAGCTTTTATTCAGTGGTCGCCTGGCAGCTACTGGCCCTGACTCATGGGATTCGGGAAAATCCTGAACAATGTGCCCAGGTGGTGTTTGATTCGGAGGAGGTGACCTTGTTAGAGAAGGTCTCCTCTCAAAAAATCGTTTCTCTTGGTCAGGCCGTCTTAGCCTTAACTAAACTGATTGGCTTTGCCCCGTCGAAAAAACAACCCTTTCCGGGAGTGAAAGTGCTGGCCACGGCTCTGGACCGCTTTTTCTTTATGAAGCTAGCTTCTCTGGGGTCTTCCGGGGTTGAGAGCTAG
- the coaD gene encoding pantetheine-phosphate adenylyltransferase: MPSDSHRVVAIYPGSFDPITLGHLDIIERGVRLFDKVVVAVVTNPNKSPLFEVDERIQLIQQSTDHLKNIEVDRFDGLTVNYAKLKGASVLLRGLRVLSDFEMELQMAHTNKTLSDSIETVFLATSNEYSFLSSSLVKEVARFGGSVDRFVPPPVATEIYRCYVRTQPGSIPNPKTANPNPNRPRL, encoded by the coding sequence ATGCCGAGCGATTCTCACCGCGTCGTCGCCATCTATCCTGGCAGCTTTGATCCCATCACTCTCGGTCACCTCGACATTATCGAGCGGGGTGTGCGTCTATTTGACAAAGTGGTGGTTGCTGTGGTAACGAATCCTAACAAGAGTCCCCTGTTCGAGGTTGACGAGCGTATCCAGTTAATCCAGCAAAGTACCGACCATCTCAAAAATATTGAGGTTGATCGCTTTGATGGTCTGACGGTAAACTACGCTAAACTTAAAGGGGCAAGTGTCCTGCTTCGCGGATTGAGGGTGTTGTCTGATTTCGAGATGGAGTTGCAAATGGCTCACACCAATAAAACTCTCTCGGATTCCATCGAGACCGTGTTTCTCGCCACCAGCAATGAATATAGCTTCCTCAGCAGTAGCCTTGTTAAAGAGGTTGCGCGTTTTGGCGGCTCTGTTGATCGCTTTGTACCTCCACCTGTAGCCACAGAGATTTATCGATGTTACGTCAGGACCCAGCCGGGATCGATTCCCAACCCGAAAACCGCCAACCCCAACCCGAACCGACCGCGCCTGTAG
- a CDS encoding type II toxin-antitoxin system VapC family toxin — protein MNRNFLLDTNIISESIKRQPDETFLDNFRQNLEDSAIASVTWHELLYGLYRLPESRRRRKLSDYLTQVIQDKMPIMPYCQAAATWFAAERARLTTLGRMPSYPDGQIAAIAKVNHLILVTRNVSDFVDFEGLTIENWFV, from the coding sequence ATGAACAGAAATTTTTTACTGGACACCAACATTATTTCTGAAAGTATTAAACGACAGCCCGACGAAACGTTTTTAGATAACTTTCGCCAAAACCTGGAAGATTCTGCGATCGCCTCGGTAACATGGCATGAACTTCTTTACGGATTATACCGATTACCTGAGTCTCGACGAAGACGTAAGTTGTCTGACTACTTAACACAAGTTATCCAAGACAAAATGCCCATTATGCCGTACTGTCAGGCTGCTGCCACATGGTTTGCAGCCGAACGTGCTAGGCTGACAACTTTAGGTCGGATGCCTTCATACCCAGATGGTCAGATTGCTGCGATTGCGAAAGTCAATCATTTAATTCTCGTGACTCGTAATGTTTCAGATTTTGTGGATTTTGAGGGGTTAACCATTGAAAACTGGTTTGTTTAG